Proteins from one Porites lutea chromosome 3, jaPorLute2.1, whole genome shotgun sequence genomic window:
- the LOC140930632 gene encoding ATP-dependent DNA helicase Q1-like, translated as MAESRDNLSVISRLGLALNQCNFPSFCIKPLQVKCFEYLLNGYDVIAVLPTGFGKSLLFQLLPNFLPVKADKNVVIVVCPLNSIMEDQLKVLEERGVTADVLQLASDDLEGIESLFNPEDNDESVDVSKLKSPSKNLLRGDVQIVFAHPESLLSKEGRELMKGKVFQRNVAACVVDEAHCVEIWGEEFRTDFKDLSALKALFPTVPIMALTATAPPHLLTNLKQSLSLQKGCKVVAANPNRSNIYYDKKMRMSNHHGYESYDRIVIPIAKELALQREKYPMTIIYLKLKYCGYVYGLFEQI; from the exons ATGGCGGAATCGCGAGATAACTTATCGGTAATCAGTCGCCTTGGATTAGCTCTAAACCAATGCAACTTTCCTTCTTTTTGCATAAAGCCACTTCAGGTGAAGTGCTTCGAGTATTTACTGAATGGATACGATGTTATTGCCGTTCTGCCTACTGGTTTCGGCAAATCGCTCCTGTTTCAGCTTTTACCAAATTTCTTGCCTGTAAAGGCAGACAAGaatgttgtcatcgttgtttGTCCTCTGAACTCTATTATGGAGGACCAACTTAAAGTGTTAGAAGAGAGAGGAGTCACTGCCGATGTTCTGCAGCTGGCCAGTGATGATCTGGAGGGTATCGAGAGTCTGTTCAATCCAGAAGACAACGACGAAAGCGTGGACGTGTCAAAGCTAAAAAGTCCCTCCAAGAATCTCCTCAGGGGAGATGTACAGATAGTATTTGCCCATCCAGAGTCCCTTTTAAGCAAAGAAGGACGAGAGCTGATGAAAGGCAAAGTCTTCCAAAGAAATGTGGCTGCATGTGTAGTCGATGAAGCTCACTGTGTTGAAATTTG gggTGAAGAATTTAGAACAGATTTTAAGGACCTGTCTGCTTTAAAGGCCCTTTTCCCCACTGTACCAATCATGGCCCTTACTGCAACTGCACCACCACATTTGCTCACAAATTTAAAACAGAGTTTGTCATTGCAAAAAGGTTGTAAAGTTGTTGCTGCAAACCCAAACCGTTCAAACATTTATTATGACAAGAAGATGAGGATGAGTAACCACCACGGGTATGAAAGCTATGACCGGATTGTCATCCCAATTGCAAAAGAATTGGCTCTGCAGAGGGAaaagtatcccatgaccatcaTTTACTTGAAACTCAAGTACTGTGGTTATGTGTATGGCTTGTTtgaacaaatctaa